The Gammaproteobacteria bacterium nucleotide sequence CATACCCAGGCAAAAATTTTATGCGAGCGATTAAGCGCGCTGCAATTAAATAAGATTGAAGTGGTCGGTAATGCGGCCTCGGCACTGCGTTATATGCTCGATAATCAACCCGACTTGGTTGTCAGCAGTATGTACCTTCCCGACAGCACTGCCACCAAACTGGTTCAAACCATGCGCAGCCATCAACGGCTGCAAGATATCCCCTTTATGCTGGTCTCTAGTGAAACCTCGTTTGCCGAGCTTGATCCGCTTCGCCAAGCCGGCGTGGTCGCCATTCTCCCCAAACCTTTTGCAGTGGCAGACCTGAAACGGGCACTCTACTCTACCCTCGATCATATTGTTGTTGATGAAGATGCCTTAGCTGATATCGATGTGGACAATCTGGCCGTGCTGGTTGTCGACGACAGTGCCACCGCACGTCGCCATATCTCACGGGTGCTGACCAACCTGGGTATTGAAAGCATCACTACTGCCAATAACGGCGTTGAAGCGGCAAAGATGCTCAATGACACCTATTTCGATCTGGTTGTCACCGATTACAACATGCCTGAAATGGATGGCGAGCAGCTCACCCGCTACATCCGCCAACACAGCAGCCAGCGCTCCATCCCGATTTTGATGGTCACCAGCGAAGAGAGTGGCACCCGACTGAGTGCAGTACAGCAATCCGGTGTTTCAGGCATTTGCGATAAGCCTTTCGATCCTCAAGTTGTTAAGCAGCTTATACAAAATGCTTTTAGCTAGGAGGCTGTCGGACTTAGGGTGAATCTACTGCGGAAAAGCCATTCAGGCCCATTTCTCCGATCATTTTCGTTGAATATGCTCAATATTCGCCTCAAACGATCAAAAAAATGGACTCAAAATAGCTTTCCCTCGCTACGATCACCTAAGCCCGACAGCCTCCTAGTAGCGACGAAGGGTCTATAGGGTGGGCATCAGGGAATAAAGTAGACAAAAAAAATGGCCAGTAGCAAAAAAGGGGGGGAGCTACTGGCCTTATACTAATAATTAGTAAGTAGGAGGAGAGTCGTTACTACTAACAACCCAACTTCAGACGGAAAGAGTGGCATACGCCAAGGAGGAAAAGGGGTCCGCCTGAAGTTACTATACCTATTACAATCTGCGTGCCAAAAACAAATAACCCAGTAATTCAATAAGTTACTTGTTTAATGGATAATCAGCACCGCGCCATATGCCACATTTGTGCGGCATTTAACAAAAAAACAAACAAATACATCATGTTATAGCCATACAAATAACACGGTGATTTACTGCGGTATAATCACATTAACCCCATAAAACTAAGATAATTTATAGGGGGGAGCACCTAGGAGGCTGTCGGGCTTAGGGTGAATCGACTGCGGAAAAGCCATTCAGGCCCCTTTCTCCGATCATTTTCGTTGAATATGCTCAATATTCGCCTCAAACAATCAAAAAAATGGACTCAAAATGGCTTTCCCTCGCTACGATCACCTCAGTCCGACAGCCTCCTAGGAGAGATGGCTTTCACTTGCGCAAGGAAAAAATGATCGAAAGTCCGCCGTTTACTGGGATAAATGAGGATGTTGAGGTTACGGATAAAAAAAAGGCCGCGTGCTACGGGGGTAGCAGACGACCTTAAATAAGTAGGAGAAGAATCATTGCTAACGCAATAAATCTTATCATTCGGTAATGTGTTGGCTTTCGCCATAGGGGCACATTACCTGGTGACAATATATACTATACAATAGTCATGCCAACTATAAATATGCCTTAATAACAATAAGTTAAAATAAAGCCAAAACCCTAATGC carries:
- a CDS encoding response regulator, whose product is MESLKIDDLSLLIVEPSHTQAKILCERLSALQLNKIEVVGNAASALRYMLDNQPDLVVSSMYLPDSTATKLVQTMRSHQRLQDIPFMLVSSETSFAELDPLRQAGVVAILPKPFAVADLKRALYSTLDHIVVDEDALADIDVDNLAVLVVDDSATARRHISRVLTNLGIESITTANNGVEAAKMLNDTYFDLVVTDYNMPEMDGEQLTRYIRQHSSQRSIPILMVTSEESGTRLSAVQQSGVSGICDKPFDPQVVKQLIQNAFS